A stretch of DNA from candidate division KSB1 bacterium:
CCTGCAATTCTGATTATACGAAAATACCGCTTTCCACTCAAAGCAGCTTTTAGGCTCAATCCAGTGTCTTTGGATATAATGATTTGGAGTTTCATGGTTGGTATTTCACTTGCGATTCTTGGGGATCAATTGGATAGAATTATCCAATCCTGGTATCCAATGCCCGTCGAATTATTAGAACAACTAGAATTGACTTTTCAAACGACATATGCTGTGGATTTTATCACGTTGTTTTTAATTGGTACCGCTGGGGCTGGAATTTGTGAAGAAGTGCTATTTAGAGGGTTTTTCCAGAAAATTTTGGAAAAACGAATGCATATTATTGCAGCAATAATATTTCCTGCTGTGCTATTTGGAATAATTCATGTTCTTCCCTGGCTGATTTTTCAAATAACAATTCTGGGAGTTGTATTAGGATTAATTGCATGGCGAACAGATAGCGTTTATCCAACCATTTTGATTCATGCTGTAAACAATGCCATAGCGATTCTGTTCCTGAAATTCGCTACTCCAAAAGTTGAATCCCTTTATCTTAAGAATGAATTTGTCGATTCCAAAATTGTTTTGGTATCCATTGCGATTTTTATTTTCTCGATTACACGAATTTGGAATAAAAGCTCCAAAAAGAGTGATACTGAAATTGCTGGTCCACATTTTTAGGAGAAATTTGGCAGTCGACCTAATAAATCAATCCGTAGTTTCCTGTAATTTAATTTGTTTTGCCTTTAAACTATTGAAAGTTTAAATTGTTAAGTATTTATTTATCTATCTATATAAATAATAAACCTGAATAATTCATGAATCATGCTTTCATGCTTAAAACTTCCAACTATGTCATCCCGTCGTTTAACGGGATCTATTTCCATACATTTGAAAAAGCTGCATGATAAGCATAAAAATATCTTAAAAAGATCATTTCCTCGATTAACAGTGATAAGGTTTATGAATAGATCAAGTAAATTAGAGAATTCATGGAATTTGATTTTCAGACAAAACGACCTTTAGTGAAAATAGGTGTATTGCAATTCGAAAAAAAAATGATTTTTTCGTCAAATGTTCCTTTTCGGGTAGAGGATATTTCCGGTAACGTCTTAGCCTCTGGTGAGAAAAATCGAAAATATGAAGCAATGGTCTTAAATACGACTCCCCCTGCATCCCAAATTAAAATCAGGCTTGCAATATGTTATGAACATGAGGAAGCTCAAAAAATAGCAGAGGATTGGCAGGGAAAAAATTTAGAAATTCATATCGAGAGGGTGGGTCAAAAAATACAAATAGCTACTAATAAGTTTATTGATAATCGTGAATATTGGGTTCTAACCGGGGAATTTGAATCTTACGAGACAGCCGATCAGGTTCGTAGAAACTTACCGGATTTTGGCAGCTATCAAATCATCCAGGTTGCTGAAAATAAAATATCCGGAACGATTTCATTTGAAGGAAAAACTATTAAAGATGGCATTCGCATCGTTCCTCTTGGGAATAGTAAGCTTCATTTTACTTTGGATAATGTTCGTGTCGGTATTGGGTTTCATTGGGATCATCGGGAAAGCCAGGATTTAGAGGGAATTCTCGAATTTCATATAGACAAAAAGGGATTATTAACGGCTGTTAATGTGTTGGATATCGAAAAATATTTAGCGAGTGTAAATTCGTCAGAAATGACGCCCGATTGCAACCTGGAATTTTTAAAGGCGCAAACTGTAGTGGCGAGATGTACCGTATTTGCAACATCAGGTAAACATCATTTCGAAGATCCTTTTGATTTATGCGCAGATGACCATTGTCAATGTTTTCATGGTGCAGGGGTAATCTATGAAAAGTCTTTGCAAGCGTCTGCTCAAACGCGTGGCGAAATTTTACAACATGAAGGACGAGTTTGTGATACTCGTTATGCAAAGATTTGCGCTGGAATTGGTGAAAGTTATAAAAATGTGTGGGACAACCGCCATATAAAATACCTGGATAAATTTGTTGATTCCAAAAATGGAAAAAACCTTAATGAAATTCTTGACAATGAAAAAAATATTCGTACTTTTATACAATCATCACATGATGTGTTTTGCAACCCGGATTATTATCAGATACCTAATTATTTAGAATATGCGCATGATTATTACCGTTGGGAAGCAGAATATTCTCCTGAAGAGTTTGGCAGAATAGTCGCTATGAAACTTGGCAAAGATTTGGGACCTATCGAGGATGTTATTCCTTTACAAAGAGGCGATTCCGGGCGGATCATTTATGCGAAGGTAATAGGTGAATTAGGTGAAGCAGTGATAGGTAAGGAGCTTGAAATTCGCAATGTGTTATCAAAAACTCATTTGTATAGTTCTTGTTTTTATGTGGAAAAAGAGATGGATCCCAATGGTAATTTAAACCAAATTCGTTTGAAAGGTGCTGGGTGGGGGCATGGAGTGGGCATTTGCCAGGTAGGCGCTGCTGTAATGGGTGAAGAAGGTTATAAGTATAGCGAGATTCTGAACCATTATTATCAAAATACTAAGTTAAGTGCGTTGTATAATTGAAAGTATTTAGGACCCTTTTTCTATTTTAAGGATGATGAATAAAAAGACAATATTGGTAATAGATGATAAACCTAAAAACATAGAAATACTGGTCGGTGGATTAATTAATAGTCACTTTCAAGTTGTAACTTCCGATTCAGGATTCGATGGTTTGCAAAAAGCACATCATATTTGTCCCGACTTAATCCTAATTGACGCGCAAGTTAGCGATTTGAATGGACATGAATTCCTTAGCAAGATAAAGGAAGATTCCACCGTTTCCGATATTCCAGTTTTGTTGTTGACAACGAATTCGGATATTGAAGAAAAAATAAATGCTTTTGAAAATGGTGCAAAGGATTATATTATTAAACCATTGCACGTAAGTGAAATTGTTGCAAAGGCAAAAATGATTCTGTCAAGACTAGATC
This window harbors:
- a CDS encoding CPBP family intramembrane metalloprotease gives rise to the protein MLMQEVEEKKYSESVESELPISPGRAGMIVFFSILLFMIIGVMGRLFAESIWGQVEWKSPFMVVEIFIVIPAILIIRKYRFPLKAAFRLNPVSLDIMIWSFMVGISLAILGDQLDRIIQSWYPMPVELLEQLELTFQTTYAVDFITLFLIGTAGAGICEEVLFRGFFQKILEKRMHIIAAIIFPAVLFGIIHVLPWLIFQITILGVVLGLIAWRTDSVYPTILIHAVNNAIAILFLKFATPKVESLYLKNEFVDSKIVLVSIAIFIFSITRIWNKSSKKSDTEIAGPHF
- a CDS encoding SpoIID/LytB domain-containing protein is translated as MEFDFQTKRPLVKIGVLQFEKKMIFSSNVPFRVEDISGNVLASGEKNRKYEAMVLNTTPPASQIKIRLAICYEHEEAQKIAEDWQGKNLEIHIERVGQKIQIATNKFIDNREYWVLTGEFESYETADQVRRNLPDFGSYQIIQVAENKISGTISFEGKTIKDGIRIVPLGNSKLHFTLDNVRVGIGFHWDHRESQDLEGILEFHIDKKGLLTAVNVLDIEKYLASVNSSEMTPDCNLEFLKAQTVVARCTVFATSGKHHFEDPFDLCADDHCQCFHGAGVIYEKSLQASAQTRGEILQHEGRVCDTRYAKICAGIGESYKNVWDNRHIKYLDKFVDSKNGKNLNEILDNEKNIRTFIQSSHDVFCNPDYYQIPNYLEYAHDYYRWEAEYSPEEFGRIVAMKLGKDLGPIEDVIPLQRGDSGRIIYAKVIGELGEAVIGKELEIRNVLSKTHLYSSCFYVEKEMDPNGNLNQIRLKGAGWGHGVGICQVGAAVMGEEGYKYSEILNHYYQNTKLSALYN